In Stigmatopora nigra isolate UIUO_SnigA chromosome 18, RoL_Snig_1.1, whole genome shotgun sequence, one genomic interval encodes:
- the LOC144211945 gene encoding uncharacterized protein LOC144211945 → MRVRRHIQGGTLPHRPSSNTRPLPTHGPPRKYPAPLINHTTLPHGNVQKPPALGTVSKLKAFMSSFLSSGRTAARPPAFHMPWNKARTEPVEVEKIESLGKRDRIGNNGRTETQGGEERIQKWPTGVETETGKHEFRRELPGLVRNGGHVINGSCLRGSHGLTYLDRRIRGPARVGGPLWSNGRDRGSGRVRKISDSVGNRSVSALVSGRSSAVERGKTWRGSSFRAKRDLESEFNPSDSDIPSSSNSTERDDTESDTESQSKSGSRNEELDSEREFGSDSEDSYGLKEAPSGGQGRECPDRRQSEEDLRRVDISDSLSPILEDTEEETSA, encoded by the exons ATGAGA GTTAGGAGACACATTCAAGGTGGCACATTGCCCCACCGTCCCTCCAGCAACACCCGTCCCCTGCCAACTCATGGGCCCCCCAGAAAGTACCCAGCACCTCTCATTAATCACACGACTCTCCCACACGGGAACGTCCAAAAACCTCCAGCTTTGGGAACCGTGTCCAAATTGAAAGCTTTCATGAGCTCCTTCCTATCCTCCGGTAGAACAGCTGCTCGGCCCCCAGCCTTCCACATGCCGTGGAACAAAGCCAGAACTGAACCCGTAGAAGTGGAAAAAATAGAGAGTTTGGGGAAGAGAGATAGAATAGGAAACAATGGAAGAACTGAAACTCAGGGAGGTGAGGAAAGAATTCAAAAATGGCCGACTGGGGTAGAAACGGAAACTGGAAAACATGAGTTTAGACGAGAGCTTCCTGGTTTGGTACGAAATGGCGGTCATGTCATTAATGGGAGCTGTCTGAGAGGGTCTCACGGTCTTACCTACCTCGACAGGAGAATCCGAGGTCCTGCTCGGGTGGGTGGTCCATTGTGGAGCAACGGCAGGGATCGAGGAAGTGGGAGAGTTCGGAAAATATCCGACTCTGTCGGAAATAGAAGCGTCTCCGCATTGGTGTCGGGTCGAAGCAGTGCAGTAGAACGAGGGAAAACATGGCGGGGTAGCTCTTTTAGGGCAAAACGGGATCTGGAGTCGGAATTTAACCCTTCCGACTCCGACATTCCCAGCTCGAGCAATTCGACTGAGCGCGACGACACGGAATCAGACACGGAGAGCCAGTCAAAAAGCGGGAGTCGTAACGAAGAGCTAGATTCCGAAAGGGAATTCGGATCGGACAGTGAAGACTCCTATGGACTAAAAGAAGCGCCCTCTGGGGGTCAAGGGAGAGAATGTCCTGATAGGCGACAATCTGAGGAAGACTTAAGAAGGGTGGACATTTCGGACTCCTTGTCACCCATTTTGGAGGATACTGAGGAGGAAACCAGCGCCTAG